One window from the genome of Spirosoma rhododendri encodes:
- a CDS encoding NPCBM/NEW2 domain-containing protein — protein sequence MRGRDQNYGLRFTGYINVPTDGTYTFYTTSDDGTKLYIGSTEVVSNDGVHGDQEQSGSIGLKAGKHAFTVVYFQGVGGQSLSASYSGPNLGKQAIPASAFYRVPGTTPTTPAPTGSGVYLSDLNWSSAVSGYGPVEKDRSNGEANGGDGRTITLNGQTYAKGLGVHASSTISYNLGGQYTQFITDMGLDDEMGDQNCGTVEFQVFLDGNKVYSSGTMNAATATKSVVLDVSGKQTLTLVMTDAGDGAACDHGDWAGARLVPQNRPNTASGAARQAAAAAEYREPMHVYPVPAKETVWVRYYADQPGTATIQLINAAGQSVSQTSHAVETGENRLRVDVGTFSRGSYILTLTQARHRQTKRLILTD from the coding sequence ATGCGGGGCCGCGACCAGAACTACGGCCTGCGCTTTACGGGTTACATCAACGTACCCACCGACGGCACCTACACTTTCTACACCACCTCCGACGATGGCACCAAACTTTACATCGGTAGTACCGAGGTGGTTAGCAACGACGGCGTACACGGCGATCAGGAGCAGTCGGGTAGCATCGGTCTGAAAGCGGGCAAACACGCTTTCACGGTGGTGTATTTTCAGGGTGTCGGCGGGCAGTCGCTGAGTGCCAGCTACAGCGGCCCGAATCTGGGCAAGCAGGCCATTCCTGCCAGTGCGTTTTACCGCGTGCCAGGCACGACACCAACTACACCGGCCCCCACGGGTTCGGGCGTCTACCTGTCGGACCTCAACTGGTCGTCGGCGGTGAGCGGCTACGGGCCGGTCGAGAAAGACAGGAGTAACGGCGAAGCGAACGGGGGCGATGGGCGCACCATCACCCTCAACGGGCAGACCTACGCCAAGGGGCTGGGTGTCCACGCCAGCTCGACCATCAGCTACAATCTGGGCGGGCAGTACACGCAGTTCATCACCGATATGGGGCTGGACGACGAAATGGGTGATCAGAACTGTGGCACGGTCGAGTTTCAGGTCTTTCTGGACGGTAACAAGGTCTACAGCAGCGGTACGATGAACGCGGCCACAGCCACCAAATCGGTCGTGCTCGACGTGTCGGGCAAACAGACGCTGACACTGGTGATGACCGATGCGGGCGACGGCGCTGCCTGCGATCACGGCGACTGGGCCGGGGCACGGCTCGTTCCGCAGAACCGGCCGAACACGGCATCGGGTGCCGCCCGGCAGGCTGCTGCTGCGGCTGAGTATCGAGAACCGATGCATGTATATCCCGTTCCGGCGAAGGAAACAGTTTGGGTACGCTACTACGCCGACCAGCCCGGCACCGCGACAATTCAACTCATCAACGCAGCAGGTCAGTCGGTATCGCAGACCAGCCATGCGGTTGAAACGGGCGAAAATCGGCTCCGCGTGGACGTCGGTACCTTCAGCCGGGGCAGCTACATCCTGACACTGACTCAGGCCAGACACCGCCAGACAAAACGGCTGATTCTGACGGACTAA
- a CDS encoding LolA-like protein — translation MKKQLYTLIVLLGTSALSFAQTADEIVTKHIAALGGADKIAGVKTAQYEQTMSVQGMDLVGKTSVVVGKSARSDISVMGQTITQVVDGDKGWAINPMQGSTTAQDLPDDMVKLQKSTTEPTGMQLAYAKMNKLPYELVGKEKLDGKDVFNIKVTRPEGTYNYYVDPTSYQLVGTKSDITVQGQKVNGSAMFADYKAVDGLTLPYTLTISGAGMPGTVTAKVTKLVINGPIDPSVFAKPK, via the coding sequence ATGAAAAAACAACTCTATACGCTGATCGTCCTGCTGGGTACGTCGGCGTTGTCGTTTGCCCAGACGGCCGACGAAATCGTGACCAAACACATCGCGGCTCTCGGCGGTGCCGATAAAATCGCCGGGGTAAAAACGGCACAGTACGAACAGACAATGTCGGTACAGGGCATGGATCTCGTCGGTAAAACGTCGGTCGTGGTCGGCAAATCGGCCCGCAGCGACATCAGTGTAATGGGCCAGACCATTACGCAGGTCGTCGACGGCGACAAGGGCTGGGCCATCAACCCAATGCAGGGCAGCACCACCGCGCAGGATCTGCCCGACGATATGGTGAAACTGCAAAAGTCGACGACCGAACCAACGGGTATGCAGCTGGCCTACGCCAAAATGAATAAGCTGCCGTATGAACTGGTCGGCAAGGAAAAGCTGGACGGTAAAGACGTATTCAACATCAAAGTGACGCGCCCCGAAGGCACCTATAATTACTACGTCGATCCAACGAGCTATCAGTTGGTTGGTACCAAGTCGGACATCACCGTGCAGGGCCAAAAAGTGAATGGCTCGGCCATGTTCGCTGATTACAAAGCCGTCGACGGCCTGACACTGCCTTATACGCTGACGATTTCCGGAGCAGGCATGCCCGGCACGGTAACGGCCAAAGTAACGAAACTGGTCATCAACGGCCCTATCGATCCGTCGGTATTCGCCAAGCCTAAGTGA